One window of the Bombus pyrosoma isolate SC7728 linkage group LG5, ASM1482585v1, whole genome shotgun sequence genome contains the following:
- the LOC122567830 gene encoding ral GTPase-activating protein subunit alpha-1 isoform X6 — protein MFSKKLHVDVKKSTLKIQDVKKDSATRFKHLKIVLENVDTDEAKGFFEGNFSHVYFILYDCFVSAETNLRQRELSFHIVHKAHREELEQVLQLLEKVLTLLPELLNRRWQCHSLARILQKLLHPGNSWKLRREAIRYFILWYQALGENAPDHIHQMFASLIPGFPPQQPSPYKSERKIDGKKDKLVKVIGCDDKDKKEFYDTQLSQSTFHDNGSNQCPVTPVDSGPILPPQSGEKPLDNETVRFLEALLEFMVTQVVKIEWRDKSSRQHKTFQFLLERFKTTYLRHICPEFDENFSLYKPNLELPTMRKPTNQSQDNYVLCKVALIKWIASFTHIARKDARVAHLSHSTTPNEENTEPELRRVSVTQNSADSTLLSPESTVSQQENQNQEDSSVSAVTLVRDVLYGNRDNVNFVHELYRQAFLLDFNHAGAIRKAIAVYKDWIQMNELPPFMLEPLDSHKERDFEENPRKDLSDIDKSPSESYRQTRLRNDSYLGAIHRENLFIRAGLQNVLQVFITQASNVFFLENSGPNASLSLLEEQTDSCKRVLNVYRYVVMNSRLEPGTWEQLLRVLLQITSLVLNEKSSRRKIQESIGGKLAPAIFQTLIVTWIKANLNVVISTQLWDQFLEVLTSLTQWEELIREWAKTLDTLTRVLARHVYNLDLNDLPLDRLSEQKTKKRRGVGSRAASTGSVQPPRKGSVDQDNNTVSKENVSDHPMRDLRKVRPLPRSASDNTIYNGKARTKLHRNRTHTVHSGIPVLPLSIEQDMARLLSNGTTSSSTTGRKMLPNRRAKSLDSIVIVDSEPPSPRCPSPTPSSGVDSNKDSPIQIENIDGSSIDTNDASERRSVMAGGGVRGWLPDVAVVLWRRMLSALGDVNNIQDPTLHGQVMDYLVQLTQTLLKIRLNQGVSGDNQATPPAPELIPPLTVIAPWCFKAIQLPSQYEVGKLAAYRLICLLTVQPQDINLPKQHLTLFYRAVHSGIVSNDNKVLHVLVKYTGPRLFSLNLPGSSLLILDYIHAANVILSNQDIQAPRTEAVSIIGSLLSLPATTVKLPVLQPTANDIVTMTCPDAKEHIIMILLRSCRREPTGIARCVAVSSIAMFVYRELCYKNQHPRIPEAVTVLLLALKATHATVAQVACDSLLLLCDKADILLELYPNVPCKIIQILSETLGYMSTRERRGPLTISMLFCLGEWAMHLGPSVLLRVFQGKPLLMTLFTVLDNIVQDTIDKDVSQTNKSHEDEDDDFDPDITLDNLADDICAKSPRRGNTQSVQLAAKMVMMHLINHLGHFPMGIGAARLSSLVVELDDVPGIDGDELSSAIFHAPNIQLLMLSNSVIMSLVELAALDAPGGGVTAGLTTAPSLVRVLLRDLAGKASWDSSILYSQPCVEDDVPIAFTKHVEWKAKVHGDDLSSVITSQTCTPRHTIRHREPHILPTFANAASDMDNLDDLLQYIGHTSPEVLTNPEIALNAPANPPQGQYLESETIATILNQRNAEQEHINNWSQHISMCASAISPPSCRPPPAPFHHCRLLFSHLGLSGWEQRRKLHLLSKNEKLLRELRNLDSQRSRETHKIAVIYVSQGQEDKNSILSNVTASKEYESFIARLAWEVELESHTGFLGGLVPGKASGVTAPYFATSFTEILFHVATRMPSDSPESLLQKTRHLGNDEIHIVWSEHWRDYRRDIIPTEFCDVLIVIYPLHNKLYRIQISRKPEIPFFGPLFDECIVEDKVLPGLVRTTALAASRAKRSTLTLYQHYYEERARSIDTVMRNHKEATTFEEFTANVYSPVQPPSPFSGTSSVSGSTTSVQSTASSNLAAALIDSHQGRSGLRSSSAASSDNRANRGD, from the exons ATGTTCAGCAAAAAACTTCATGTAGACGTCAAAAAGTCAACACTGAAGATTCAGGATGTTAAAAAGGATAGCGCGACTCGGTTCAAGCATCTTAAAATTGTACTAG aaaatgtgGATACTGATGAAGCAAAGGGGTTTTTTGAAGGCAACTTCAGTCAtgtctattttattctatatgaTTGTTTTGTATCAGCTGAAACAAATCTGCGACAACgag AACTTTCCTTCCACATTG TGCATAAAGCACATAGAGAGGAATTGGAACAGGTGTTGCAACTCTTGGAAAAAGTCTTAACACTTCTCCCTGAGCTTCTTAATAGAAGATGGCAATGTCATAGTCTAGCAAGGATTTTACAAAAGCTTTTACATCCTGGTAATAGTTGGAAACTCAGAAGAGAAGCTATAAG aTACTTTATTTTGTGGTACCAAGCACTTGGTGAAAATGCTCCTGATCACATTCACCAAATGTTTGCAAGCTTGATACCAGGGTTTCCACCGCAACAGCCATCTCCTTATAAGTCTGAACGTAAGATAGatggaaagaaagataaaCTTGTAAAAGTTATTGGTTGTGATGATAAAGATAAGAAGGAATTTTATGATACACAATTGTCACAAAGTACTTTTCATGATAATGGTTCAAACCAGTGTCCTGTCACTCCTGTTGACAGTGGACCTATTTTACCCCCACAAAGTGGGGAAAAGCCTCTTGATAATGAGACTGTTCGATTTTTAGAAGCATTACTTGAATTTATGGTTACTCAG GTTGTAAAGATAGAATGGAGAGATAAATCTTCAAGACAGCACAagacttttcaatttttattagaacgtTTTAAAACTACGTATCTTCGTCATATTTGTCCTGagtttgatgaaaatttttcgttGTACAAGCCGAATTTGGAGTTGCCTACGATGCGAAAACCAACGAATCAGAGTCAAGATAATTATGTATTGTGTAAAGTTGCTTTGATTAAGTGGATCGCTAGTTTTACCCATATCGCTAGAAAAGATGCTCGTGTCGCACATCTTTCGCATAG cACAACtccaaatgaagaaaataCGGAACCAGAGCTTCGTCGAGTTTCCGTTACACAAAATAGTGCTGACTCAACTTTATTATCTCCCGAATCAACTGTGTCTCAACAAGAGAATCAAAATCAGGAAGATAGTAGTGTTTCAGCAGTTACTCTTGTTAGGGATGTTCTATATGGAAACAGGGATAACGTGAATTTCGTACACGAGCTATACAGACAAGCATTTTTGTTAGACTTTAATCATGCTGGTGCTATAAGAAAAGCTATAGCTGTTTATAAAGATTGGATCCAAATGAAT gAATTACCACCATTCATGTTAGAACCATTGGATAGTCATAAGGAAAGggatttcgaagaaaatccGAGAAAAGATCTAAGTGATATCGATAAAAGTCCTTCGGAAAGTTATCGTCAAACAAGATTGAGAAATGATTCTTACCTCGGTGCTATACacagagaaaatttatttataagagCGGGGCTACAAAATGTTTTGCAAGTGTTCATTACACAAGCTTCCAACGTCTTCTTCTTAGAGAATTCTGGACCGAATGCATCTCTATCATTACTGGAAGAACAGACCGATAGTTGCAAAAGAGTTTtgaacgtatatcgatatgttgTAATGAATTCTCGATTAGAACCGGGTACTTGGGAACAGTTGCTTAG AGTATTACTACAAATAACATCActtgttttaaatgaaaaatcttctCGGCGCAAGATTCAAGAAAGCATTGGCGGTAAACTTGCCCCTGCCATATTTCAGACTTTAATAGTTACATGGATTAAAGctaatttaaatgttgttatttCTACACAATTATGGGATCAGTTCCTGGAAGTGTTGACATCTTTAACACAGTGGGAAGAGTTAATTCGAGAATGGGCG aAAACATTGGATACTTTAACAAGGGTGCTTGCCAGGCATGTGTATAATTTGGATTTAAATGATTTGCCATTAGATAGATTGAGTGAACAAAAAACTAAAAAGCGTCGTGGTGTTGGAAGCCGGGCTGCTTCAACCGGAAGTGTTCAACCACCACGCAAAGGAAGTGTCGATCAAGATAATAATACCGTAtctaaagaaaatgtttcag ACCACCCGATGCGAGACTTAAGGAAGGTACGACCACTTCCTCGTAGTGCAAGCGATAACACGATATACAATGGAAAAGCACGTACAAAACTTCATAGAAATCGCACACATACTGTACACAGTGGTATTCCTG TACTCCCCCTATCGATAGAGCAAGATATGGCACGACTACTGTCAAACGGTACTACTTCGTCGTCGACAACTGGTCGGAAAATGTTACCGAACAGGCGTGCTAAATCTTTGGATAGCATTGTAATAGTCGATAGCGAACCACCATCACCACGTTGTCCTTCTCCAACACCGAGCAGCGGAGTCGACAGTAACAAAGACAGTCCGATACAGATAGAAAACATTGACGGCAGTAGTATCG ATACGAATGATGCATCAGAAAGGAGATCTGTTATGGCAGGTGGTGGAGTTCGCGGATGGTTACCCGATGTTGCGGTCGTATTATGGCGTCGTATGCTATCAGCATTAGGggatgtaaataatattcaagaCCCTACCCTTCATGGACAAGTTATGGATTACCTTGTTCAGCTTACACAAACACTTCTGAAA ATTCGCTTGAATCAAGGTGTGTCTGGTGACAACCAGGCAACTCCTCCAGCTCCAGAACTTATACCTCCACTTACAGTCATTGCTCCATGGTGTTTCAAG gCAATACAACTTCCTAGTCAATATGAAGTTGGCAAATTGGCAGCATACCGTTTGATCTGTCTTCTAACAGTTCAACCACAAGATATTAATTTGCCAAAACAGCACTTAACTCTTTTTTATCGTGCGGTTCATAGCGGTATCGTTAGTAATGATAACAAAGTGTTACATGTATTGGTCAAGTATACCGGTCCTAGGTTGTTCAGTTTGAATCTTCCTGGATCTAGTCTTTTAATCTTGGATTATATTCATGCTGCTAATGTAATATTGAGCAATCAGGATATTCAG gCACCAAGAACTGAGGCTGTTTCGATTATCGGATCGTTACTATCTTTACCAGCTACTACAGTTAAATTACCTGTATTGCAACCTACTGCAAACGATATCGTAACCATGACATGTCCAGATGCAAAG gaacatataattatgataCTTTTAAGAAGTTGTAGACGCGAACCAACCGGCATTGCAAGATGCGTAGCTGTTTCCAGCATTGCTATGTTTGTATACAGAGAATTGTGCTACAAAAATCAACATCCACGAATCCCAGAAGCTGTTACGGTTCTTCTTTTAGCACTTAAA GCCACTCATGCTACTGTTGCTCAAGTGGCATGTGATTCTCTTTTGTTGTTATGTGATAAAGCAGATATTCTGCTAGAGCTGTATCCAAATGTGCcatgtaaaataattcaa ATTTTATCGGAAACACTTGGATATATGAGCACTCGAGAAAGACGCGGTCCTTTGACGATATCAATGTTATTCTGTTTGGGCGAATGGGCTATGCACCTTGGTCCTTCCGTTCTGTTACGCGTTTTTCAAGGAAAACCTCTGTTAATGACTTTATTTACG GTTTTGGATAACATAGTACAAGATACAATCGATAAAGATGTAtcacaaacaaataaaagtcATGAGGATGAAGATGATGATTTTGATCCTGATATTACTTTAGATAACTTAGCTGACGATATTTGCGCAAAATCACCCCGTCGAGGCAATACTCAGTCCGTTCAGTTAGCAGCAAAGATG GTAATGAtgcatttaataaatcatttggGACATTTTCCAATGGGTATTGGAGCTGCACGTTTATCTTCGTTAGTTGTCGAACTAGATGATGTACCAGGAATCGATGGGGATGAGCTATCTTCTGCAATTTTTCATGCGCCAAATATACAACTGTTGATGTTGTCAAATTCCGTAATAATGTCTCTTGTTGAACTGGCAGCATTAGATGCACCCGGCGGAGGTGTTACAGCTGGATTAACAACAGCACCATCATTAGTCAGGGTATTATTGCGAGATTTAGCAGGGAAAGCATCCTGGGATAGCTCTATTTTATACAGTCAACCGTGTGTTGAAGACGATGTGCCGATTGCATTTACAAAAcatg TTGAATGGAAAGCAAAAGTACATGGAGACGATTTGAGCAGTGTTATAACATCTCAAACATGTACACCTCGACATACGATAAGACATCGTGAGCCACATATATTGCCTACATTTGCAAATGCCGCGAGTGATATGGACAATTTAGATGAT ctcTTACAATACATAGGACATACAAGTCCGGAAGTATTAACTAATCCAGAAATTGCACTTAATGCGCCTGCTAATCCACCACAAGGTCAATATCTTGAGAGTGAAACCATTGCCACAATTCTCAACCAGAGAAACGCTGAGCAAGAGCATATCAATAATTGGAGTCAGCACATTAG CATGTGTGCGTCAGCAATAAGCCCACCATCGTGTCGTCCACCTCCAGCACCGTTTCATCACTGCCGTCTTTTGTTTTCGCACTTGGGTTTATCCGGTTGGGAACAACGTagaaaattgcatttattatcCAAAAACGAAAAACTTTTACGCGAATTACGAAATCTCGATAGTCAACGATCTAGAGAAACGCATAAAATAGCCGTAATTTATGTCAGCCAGGGACAAGAAGACAAAAACTCCATATTAAGTAATGTCACTGCTAGCAAAGAATATGAAAGCTTTATTGCTAGATTGGCTTGGGAGGTCGAACTTGAATCACATACAGGCTTTCTTGGAGGCCTTGTACCTGGAAAAGCATCTGGTGTTACAGCACCTTATTTTGCAACATCTTTCACTGAAATCCTTTTTCATGTAGCAACAAGAATGCCTTCTGATAGTCCCGAAAGTTTGTTGCAAAAA acACGGCATCTCGGTAACGATGAGATTCACATAGTTTGGTCAGAACATTGGAGAGATTATCGTCGGGATATTATACCAACTGAATTTTGTGATgttttaatagtaatttatccgttacataataaattatatagaatcCAAATTTCTCGAAAACCAGAAATTCCGTTTTTTGGACCCCTGTTTGATGAGTGTATCGTTGAAGATAAAGTTTTACCTGGGTTAGTGAGAACAACAGCATTGGCGGCAAGTAGGGCGAAACGATCAACCCTTACATTATATCAACATTA TTATGAAGAGAGAGCGAGGTCTATCGATACTGTTATGAGGAATCACAAGGAAGCTACTACATTTGAAGAATTTACAGCCAATGTATATTCACCCGTACAGCCGCCAAGTCCGTTTAGTGGGACTTCTTCAGTATCTG GATCTACAACAAGCGTGCAATCCACAGCATCGTCAAACCTCGCAGCAGCGCTTATAGATTCACATCAGGGCCGATCGGGACTGCGAAGTTCTTCGGCAGCGAGCAGTGATAACCGCGCGAATAGAGGTGACTAA